AGTTTTTCTTTGTTTTCTCTAATGATTTACCAAGGTCAATCAAATATTGTTTCAAGTCGTCTTTGACCTGTGGGTGTTGTAGGGCGTAGTCAATGGAAGTTTTCATGAAACCAAACTTATCACCAACGTCATAACGAGCACCCTTGAATTCACGAGCGAACACGCGTTGGGTTTTGTTGAGGGTATCAATGGCATCGGTCAATTGGATTTCGTTGCCGGAACCTGGTTTTTGATTTTCAAGAATTTCAAAAATTTCCGGTGTGAGAAGATAGCGACCGATAATGGCCAAGTCAGATGGAGCATCTTCAGGTTTTGGTTTTTCCACAAATGTATCGACACTGTAAAGGCCATTGACACCTTCGCCATGAGGTGCAATGACACCGTAGGCTGACACCTCTTCATGGGGAACCGGCATAACAGCAATGGTTGAAGCATGTGTTTTTTCAAAATCGTTCATCAATTGCTTGGTCAATGGGACAGCTTTTTTATTGGTAATATCCATGAGGTCGTCACCCAACATGACAACGAAAGGCTCATTGCCGACAAAGGCCTTGGCTTGCAAGACCGCATCGCCCAAGCCACGCGGATGACTCTGACGAATGAAATGCAGGCGGATACCAGTTGTTTCATCGACCAGTTTGAGCAATTCATTCTTACCTTTTTCTTTTAAGTTGTATTCCAATTCAAAGTTTGAATCGAAGTGGTCCTCAATAGAACGTTTTGATTTACCAGTAACCACCAAAATGTCTTCAATGCCAGATGCAAGGGCTTCTTCAACGATAAATTGGATAGTTGGTTTGTCAACGATCGGCAACATTTCTTTAGCGAGTGCCTTTGTTGCCGGCAAGAAACGTGTTCCCAAACCAGCAGCAGGGATGACGGCTTTTCTAACTTTCTTCATACATTTTTCCTTGTACTTTATTGATGATTAACAATTTTATTAGTGCCATTCATTTTCATGACGGAATTCGCCGGACATGATTTCTTGGATGGCATCTTTGATTTGGGCACCCTGGTAGATGACCTTGTAAATGGCTTGGGTAATTGGCATGTAGACCCCGAGTTCTTGGGCCAATTCGTAGGCAGCCTTGGTCGTGGAAATTCCTTCGATGACCATGCCCATATTGGCTTCAATGTCTTCCAGTTTCTCGCCCTTACCAAGCAGGTCTCCAGCCCGCCAGTTGCGGGAATGAACTGATGTACCGGTGACAATCAAATCACCGACGCCAGACAGTCCGCTGTATGTCAAAGGATTGGCACCCATGGCGACACCGAGGCGGGTAATTTCTGTCAAGCCACGAGCGATAATAGCAGCCTTGGCATTGTCACCATAGCCCAGCCCGTGCAAGGCCCCGGCTCCGACTGCGATAATATTTTTAAGAGCGCCAGCTGTTTCTACGCCGATTACGTCGTTGTTAGTATAGAGACGGAAGTAGCGATTGCTGAAGAGATTTTGGACATAGGTTGCTGCCTCTATGTCTTTGGATGCGGCAGAAATCAAGGTCAAGTCGCGGACGATGGTTTCCTCAGCGTGGCTAGGACCGGAGACAACAACGACTTCTGAGCGCAGGTCAGCAGGGATTTCCTCCTCAAGTACTTGAGACAGGCGTTTGTGGCTGTCTGGCTCCAAACCTTTTGAGGCATGCATGACTACAACCTTGTGCTTGAGGGTCTCGGCAACCTGCTTGGCTACCAGACGGGTAACTTTTGTCGGAACAACGAAGAGTACAGCGTCCACACCATCTAGCGTTTCAGCCAAATCCTTGTAGGCAACAATCTTCTCGTCTAGAACAATGTCCTTGAAATAGCGCGTATTAGTATGTTTTTCATTGATTTCATCAATCTGCTCCGGGATATTTCCCCAGATACGGACACTATGCCCGTTATCATTGAGCACCTGAGCTAGGGCTGTTCCCCATGAGCCAGGTCCCAAGATAGCAATGGTTTGCTTTTCCATAATACTTCCTCTGAATTCATGTTTTTACCATTATATCATATATAAAATTTTTTTGAAAATAGCAGAGCGAAAAAGGCGGCTTGCAGGAAAAGGACAGGTCGGTTTTTACAAAATGAAAAAATCTATGAAAACAAAGAAAATGTTTCATTTTGCTTGACAATAGTTCTCTAGAAAACTATAATGGTTCTCATGGTCATTAATTAACAATGAAAGGAGTTTCGATGGGAGATTTTTTAGCAGAATTTCGTTCCCTACTCAATCAGGTGGAACAGATTGGTGACAAGATTGCCAAGGAACATGGTGTAGAGCATCTCGCTGGTCCTCAGGGATGGGCCTTGCTTTATCTAGCTAAGTGTTCTGACAAGGAAGTCTTTGTTAAGGACATTGAAAAAGAAATGAAAATTTCTAAATCAGTTGCTAGTAATCTGGTCAAACGAATGGAGAAAAATGATTTTATTCAAGTCATTCCATCCAAGCAGGATAAGCGCTACAAGCAGATTATCCTGACGGCGAATGGGCAGGAAAAAGTTAGTCGCCTAGATGACTTCCATCAGGAGCTGCACCAATCATTGTTTAATAAGATTACAAAAGAAGATTTTCAATTGGTGAAGCAGTGGGCCCATCAATTATCTGATAATATTAAGGAATATAAGGAGAAGAACAATGTTTAAAGAAGCGATACTGCGTTATAAGTGGTATGCCTTGGCCTCGGTTTTATTAACGGCAACGGTCGTGACAACTGCTCTGCTACAGCCGAGCTACTTGAAGGATGTCTTGACAGCTGTCTTGACCAACGACAAGACAGAGATTGTTGAAGTCGGTAAACTCTTGCTGGTTATTGCTGGGATTGGACTTTTGGCTGGTTTAGCCAATACTATCGTAGCAGCGAAGATTTCCCAAGGGGTATCGGCGGATATCCGTGAAAAAACTTTTAGAAAAATCCAAAGTTTTTCTTATGCAAATGTGGAAGAGTTTAATGCGGGGAATTTGGTCGTTCGGATGACCAATGATGTCACTCAGATTCAAAACCTGGTTATGATGCTCTTTACCATCCTCATGCGGGTTCCTATGTTGTTTGTCGGGGCCTTCATCATGGCGGTTCGGACCTTGCCTGAATTGTGGTGGGTCATCGTTCTGATGGTTATTTTGATCATGGCGATTATGGCTGTGGTCATGGGGGTTATGGGTCCACGATTTGGGAAATTCCAGACACTGATGGACCGCATGAACGGCATTGCCAAGGAAAATCTGCGTGGTATCCGTGTGGTCAAGTCCTTTGTACAGGAAAAAAATCAATACGACAAGTTCAAGTCTGTGTCTAATGAACTCTTGGACCTCAACCTCTTTATCGGTTATGGTTTTTCAATCCTGCAACCCTTGATGATGTTTATTTCTTTCATGGCTATTTTCTTGTCCCTCTACCTGGTATCTGGGATGGTGGATACGAATTTTGAGGCGATTGGTGGCTTTACTTCCTTCATGAGCTACCTTATGCAGATTATGTTTGCTATTATCATGGCCTCTTTCATGGGCATGCAGGCATCTCGCGCAGCTATTTCCATCAAACGGATCAGCGAGGTCTTGGATACCGAGCCTGCTATGACCTTTAAAGATGTGGCAGATGAAGAACTCGAAGGCCGGATTGTCTTTGATAATGTCAGCTTTACCTATCCGCATGACACGGAGCCGACTCTGAAAAATATTTCCTTTGAGATTGAGCCAGGCCAAATGGTCGGTGTGGTTGGAGCGACGGGCGCTGGTAAATCAACGCTTGCCCAACTCATTCCGCGTCTCTTTGACCCGCAGGAGGGGACGGTCTCTATCGGGGGTCGTGACTTGAAAGAAGTCAATCAAAATACTCTTCGTAACACGGTTTCTATCGTCTTGCAGAAGGCCATTCTCTTCTCGGGTACTATTGCAGACAACCTGCGTCAGGGCGCGCCTGGGGCGGACTTGACACGCTTGGAGCGGGCCGCAGGTATTGCCCAGGCCAAGGAATTTATCGACCGTTTGGATGATAACTATGAAAGCCAGGTCGAGGAGCGGGGAAATAACTTCTCCGGTGGTCAGAAGCAACGGATGTCTATTGCCCGTGGTGTGATTTCTGAGCCAAAAGTCTTGGTACTAGATGATTCGACCTCAGCCCTTGATGCCAAGTCTGAGAAATTGGTACAAGAGGCCCTCAATCATGATTTGAAGGGGACAACGACGGTTATCGTTGCCCAGAAGATTTCTTCTGTTGTCAAAGCTGATAAGATTTTGGTACTTGATGAAGGTCATCTGATCGGCCAAGGTACCCACGCCGAGCTGGTAGCTACGAACGATGTCTACCGTGAAATCTACGAAACGCAGAAAGGGAGAGAAGAATAAATGAAGACTTTACGTTTCTTTTGGTTTTATTTTAAACGTTATAAACTGTCCTTTGCTATGATTTTTGTGGCTATTGTTGCGGCGACTTATTTGCAGGTGAAGACACCGGTTTTACTTGGGAATGCCATTACAGAATTGGGAAAAATTGGTCAGGCTTATTTTGCGGCGAAGCAAATGGGACAGACTGGTTTTAAGCCGGACATAGCTGATTTTAACGGGGTTATGCTCAACATTCTTATGGCCTATGTGGCGACAGTTGTGTCGACCTTGATTTACACGCTCTTGTTCACTCGGATTGTGGCGTATTCGACCAACCGTATGCGTAAGGGACTTTTCGGTAAGCTGGAGCGTTTGACGGTTGCCTTTTTCGATAAGCATAAGGATGGAGATATTCTGTCACGCTTTACATCGGATTTGGACAATATTCAAAATGCCTTTAACCAGTCGCTGACCCAGGTTGTGACCAATATTGCCCTCTATATCGGTATGGTCTGGATGATGTTCCGTCAGGATGTCCGTCTGGCCTTGGTGACCGTTGCATCAACACCGATTGCCCTACTTGCTTTGGTGATTATTATCCGTCTGTCTCGTAAATACACGGATTTGCAGCAGGCAGCCGTTTCTAAGCTCAATGCCTATATGGACGAGAAAATTTCTGGTCAGAAGGCCATTATCGTCCAAGGGGTGCAGGAAGAAACGATCGATGGCTTTATGGAGCTCAATGAAGAAGTGCGTCGGACGACCTTCAAAGGGCGTCTCTTCAGTGGGGTGCTTTTCCCCTTCATGAACGGGATGAGCCTGGTCAATACGGCCATCGTTATCTTTGCAGGCTCCAGCATAGTACTCAATGATTCTTCCTTGGAAACAGCAGCAGCTCTTGGTTTGGTGGTGATTTTTGTTCAGTATTCGCAACAATACTACCAGCCAATCATGCAGATTGCAGCCAGCTGGGCGGAGTTGCAACTGGCTTTCACGGGTGCTCACCGTATCCAGGAAATGTTTGACGAACCTGAAGAAGTTCGCCCTGAAAACGCACCGCATTTCACCGAACTCAAAGAAGGTGTTGAAATCAAGGACATCGACTTTGGCTACCTGCCAGGTCGGAAGGTCTTGGACAAGGTGTCTATCTCGGCACCTAAGGGTAAAATGGTGGCGGTCGTTGGTCCGACGGGGTCTGGTAAGACAACCATTATGAACTTAATCAACCGCTTCTATGATGTCAATAGTGGTAGCGTGGCCTTTGACGGCCGCGATATTCGGGAATATGACTTGGACAGCTTGCGGGATAAGGTCGGTATCGTTTTGCAGGAGTCGGTGCTATTCTCGGGTACTATTGCGGACAATATCCGCTTCGGTGATGAGAGCATTTCGCAGGAAATGGTGGAAACCGCAGCTCGTGCTACCCATATCCACGACTTCATCATGAGCTTGCCAGAGGGTTATGAAACCTTTGTGACCGATGATGAGAATGCCTTCTCAACAGGTCAGAAACAGTTGATTTCCATTGCCCGTACGCTTTTGACAGATCCACAAGTCTTGATTTTGGACGAAGCAACGTCAAACGTTGACACCGTAACAGAAGCCAAAATTCAAAAGGCCATGGAGGCCATTATCGCAGGACGGACCAGCTTCGTCATTGCCCACCGCCTCAAAACCATTCTCAATGCGGACGAAATCATCGTCCTCAAAGATGGAAAAGTGATTGAGCAAGGCAACCATAGCCAGCTCCTCAAGCTCAATGGCTTCTATGCCGAACTCTACCACAACCAGTTTGTGTTTGAATAAAATCAAGATTCCAGCCATTAGGTTGGAGTTTTGCTTTACCCTGTATTTCCTGTATAATAGACCTATGAAAAGACAGAGTGTTCGAGTTGAACTGTTTTCCCTAAAAAAAGAAGAAATCCTTGTCTACTTAGATGACAAGGGGATTTTGATAAATGATTATTTCAAGACCTATCTAGCTCACCCCGCTTATCAAGAAATGCAAGAAGTGGTGGAGAAACAGAAGTGTTTAGTTGAGATTGTCAGCCTAGCCGAAATGGGATTTGATAGGGAAGCGACTGCTCCTCAGATAGAGGAGAGAGCCGTGGAGATGGGGTATCAATTACCACCAGCTCATCTGGGAGTTTATCTTCGCCTGACCTTGTTGGAACAGGAAGTCAGTCAAGATGCTATACTCTCCCAAGGAAAATCACCAGACGGAGCCATTTGTCTACTGTCGCCTCAGTTGGAGAAAGAGTTTACCTTCCCTCGTAGTGTCTATCTTCGCAAGGTTGACCAAGACTTGTGGCTACGTGCAGCCCGTTTTGATGACGAGTATGCCTTCCCCTTAACAACACTTTTTGCATTTGTGACGAAAAATGCGAATGAACAATATGAGTAAAAAGAAGAAAATGATGTAAGGAGTTCTTATGAAAATCCGTGGTTTCGAACTGGTCAGCCAGTTTACTGATGAAAATTTATTGCCAAAACGTGAGACCGCTCATGCAGCAGGTTACGACCTGAAGGCTGCAGAAACTGTCAGCTTGGAGCCAGGTGAGATTAAGCTGGTGCCGACTGGTGTTAAGGCTTATATGCAGGCCAACGAGGTCCTCTACCTCTACGACCGCTCGTCCAATCCTCGCAAGAAGGGGCTGGTTTTGATTAACTCGGTTGGGGTTATCGACGGCGACTACTATGGAAATCCAGCCAACGAAGGCCACATCTTTGCCCAGATGCGAAACATCACAGAAGAAACCGTGTTGGTGGAAGCTGGCGAGCGGATCGTACAGGCTGTTTTTGCACCCTTCCTCTTGGCTGACGGCGACCAGGCCGACGGCGTTCGGACGGGTGGATTTGGCTCGACAGGGAAATAGGAGGAAATCATCATCGCTAAGAAAAAAACAACCTTTGTCTGCCAAAATTGTGAATATCATTCACCCAAGTACCTGGGGCGCTGTCCTAACTGTGGTTCTTGGTCTAGCTTTGTTGAAGAAGTTGAAGTGGCGGAGGTCAAAAATGCCCGCGTCAGCCTGACTGGTGAGAAGACCCGTCCGATGAAGCTTAATGAAGTGTCGTCCATTCAAGTGGCTCGCACCAAGACCAATATGGAGGAGTTTAACCGCGTCTTAGGTGGTGGAGTGGTGCCGGGCAGTCTGGTCCTGATTGGTGGTGATCCAGGGATTGGCAAGTCCACCTTGCTCCTGCAAGTATCGACCCAACTTTCGACTATTGGCACCGTCCTCTACGTGTCGGGGGAAGAGTCTGCCCAGCAGATTAAGCTCCGTGCCGAGCGTTTGGGCGACATTGACAGCGAGTTCTATCTCTATGCGGAGACCAATATGCAGAGCATTCGGACCGAGATTGAGAAAATCAAGCCAGATTTCCTAATTATCGACTCTATCCAGACCATTATGAGTCCTGACATCTCCAGCGTGCAAGGCTCTGTCAGTCAGGTCCGTGAAGTGACCAATGAGCTCATGCAGATTGCCAAGACCAACAATATCGCAACCTTTATCGTCGGCCACATGACCAAGGAGGGAACCCTGGCTGGACCGCGGACCTTGGAGCACATGGTAGACACCGTTCTTTATTTTGAGGGCGAGCGGCAGCACACCTTCCGTATCTTGCGGGCGGTCAAGAACCGCTTTGGCTCTACCAACGAGATCGGCATTTTTGAAATGCAGTCACAGGGCTTGGTCGAAGTCCTCAATCCTAGTGAGGTCTTTCTGGAAGAGCGTCTGGATGGGGCGACTGGCTCGGCTATTGTCGTGACCATGGAGGGAACCCGCCCAATCCTTGCGGAAGTGCAGGCTCTGGTGACCCCGACCATGTTTGGCAATGCCAAGCGGACCACGACAGGCTTGGACTTCAACCGTGCCAGCTTGATTATGGCGGTTTTGGAAAAACGGGCAGGCCTGCTCCTCCAAAACCAAGATGCCTATCTCAAGTCAGCAGGTGGAGTCAAACTGGATGAGCCAGCCATCGACCTAGCAGTCGCAGTTGCCCTTGCCTCCAGCTACAAGGACAAGCCTACCAACCCACAAGAGTGCTTTATAGGCGAAATCGGTCTGACAGGGGAAATCCGCCGCGTCAATCGGATTGAACAACGGATTAACGAAGCCGCTAAATTGGGCTTTACCAAGGTCTATGCCCCTAAAAATTCCCTGACAGGAATCAAGGTACCAAAGGAAATCACGGTTATCGGAGTGACCACCATTGGCGAAGTCTTGCAGAAGGTATTTGAGTGATATAGGCGTATGACCTGTATCAATCAATATGATAAGAATTAGTATTATAGAAGAGTTTGGCGTTTTCCAAACTCTTTTAATCTTTACTATCTGCCAAATTTAGCTGGCATTATGTTTACTAGTCATTCTTGAGCCCAGTCTGAATTTGATTTCAAGAGAAGTAAATTGGGCTCAAATTGAGTAGAAATTATTTTTGAAAGGGTTTACAATGTTGTTAAGGAGGAACTTATGATTGATAATCGTACACTTGCAATCCTCATGGAATTATTTGCTACTAGTCAAATGAACCTATATGAATTAAGTATTCAGACGGGAATCGACAAAGGCACACTTCAATCCAGTATCGAAATTGTCAATCAGTTATTAAAAGAGCAGTCATTAGACTCTATAGATTTTAATGAGGAATACTATAGTGTCCCGGACTCATTATTAAAGAGTAAGGATCAAATATTTCAGTTGTTTAGCAATAGGCAAATCTATTTATCTCAGGAACAGCGCCAACTAGTTATTTATCTCTATACTTTTATTCGAAAAGATTTTGTATCCAGCTTTTTATCTTGTCGCCTTCTCACCTGACTTGGCTTGAAAAATTCCTTGAATTATGGGACACTAGGTCTATGGATAGAATACGTCGTGAATTTCAAAAGGTTTATTATAATCTGGATAAAATCCTGCTCTTGTTTTTTGTCTCCTTTACTGTTATGGAGTTTGTATGGATTCCGCTCAATTCCTGGTTGGCAGAATTTCTTCTGTCGCTGACAGGCCATGCCTACCTATCTCCAACAAATGTCCTCCAAGTCCTATCTAGCAATCTTTTTGTTACTGTTCTTTTTGCCCTGCTGGTCATTCTAAATATCTTGGTTGCCTATCTGGAAATTGCCCTCATCTTTACTGGGGTTAGGCAGTTGTTGGACAATCGGGTCAAGCATTTGAGAGATTATATTAAGGATGTTGGACGGGATATGGTGGGGATTATCAGCCATACCAGTCTCCCTAAAATTAGCTTTCTCCTATGCTATGCAACGGTGTTATTGCCCTTTTTGCGTAGGATTTTGAATATTTATTATTTTAATAAGCTAGTCAT
The sequence above is a segment of the Streptococcus suis genome. Coding sequences within it:
- a CDS encoding NAD(P)H-dependent glycerol-3-phosphate dehydrogenase; this translates as MEKQTIAILGPGSWGTALAQVLNDNGHSVRIWGNIPEQIDEINEKHTNTRYFKDIVLDEKIVAYKDLAETLDGVDAVLFVVPTKVTRLVAKQVAETLKHKVVVMHASKGLEPDSHKRLSQVLEEEIPADLRSEVVVVSGPSHAEETIVRDLTLISAASKDIEAATYVQNLFSNRYFRLYTNNDVIGVETAGALKNIIAVGAGALHGLGYGDNAKAAIIARGLTEITRLGVAMGANPLTYSGLSGVGDLIVTGTSVHSRNWRAGDLLGKGEKLEDIEANMGMVIEGISTTKAAYELAQELGVYMPITQAIYKVIYQGAQIKDAIQEIMSGEFRHENEWH
- the galU gene encoding UTP--glucose-1-phosphate uridylyltransferase GalU, whose protein sequence is MKKVRKAVIPAAGLGTRFLPATKALAKEMLPIVDKPTIQFIVEEALASGIEDILVVTGKSKRSIEDHFDSNFELEYNLKEKGKNELLKLVDETTGIRLHFIRQSHPRGLGDAVLQAKAFVGNEPFVVMLGDDLMDITNKKAVPLTKQLMNDFEKTHASTIAVMPVPHEEVSAYGVIAPHGEGVNGLYSVDTFVEKPKPEDAPSDLAIIGRYLLTPEIFEILENQKPGSGNEIQLTDAIDTLNKTQRVFAREFKGARYDVGDKFGFMKTSIDYALQHPQVKDDLKQYLIDLGKSLEKTKKN
- a CDS encoding MarR family transcriptional regulator → MGDFLAEFRSLLNQVEQIGDKIAKEHGVEHLAGPQGWALLYLAKCSDKEVFVKDIEKEMKISKSVASNLVKRMEKNDFIQVIPSKQDKRYKQIILTANGQEKVSRLDDFHQELHQSLFNKITKEDFQLVKQWAHQLSDNIKEYKEKNNV
- a CDS encoding dUTP diphosphatase yields the protein MKIRGFELVSQFTDENLLPKRETAHAAGYDLKAAETVSLEPGEIKLVPTGVKAYMQANEVLYLYDRSSNPRKKGLVLINSVGVIDGDYYGNPANEGHIFAQMRNITEETVLVEAGERIVQAVFAPFLLADGDQADGVRTGGFGSTGK
- a CDS encoding ABC transporter ATP-binding protein/permease; the encoded protein is MFKEAILRYKWYALASVLLTATVVTTALLQPSYLKDVLTAVLTNDKTEIVEVGKLLLVIAGIGLLAGLANTIVAAKISQGVSADIREKTFRKIQSFSYANVEEFNAGNLVVRMTNDVTQIQNLVMMLFTILMRVPMLFVGAFIMAVRTLPELWWVIVLMVILIMAIMAVVMGVMGPRFGKFQTLMDRMNGIAKENLRGIRVVKSFVQEKNQYDKFKSVSNELLDLNLFIGYGFSILQPLMMFISFMAIFLSLYLVSGMVDTNFEAIGGFTSFMSYLMQIMFAIIMASFMGMQASRAAISIKRISEVLDTEPAMTFKDVADEELEGRIVFDNVSFTYPHDTEPTLKNISFEIEPGQMVGVVGATGAGKSTLAQLIPRLFDPQEGTVSIGGRDLKEVNQNTLRNTVSIVLQKAILFSGTIADNLRQGAPGADLTRLERAAGIAQAKEFIDRLDDNYESQVEERGNNFSGGQKQRMSIARGVISEPKVLVLDDSTSALDAKSEKLVQEALNHDLKGTTTVIVAQKISSVVKADKILVLDEGHLIGQGTHAELVATNDVYREIYETQKGREE
- the radA gene encoding DNA repair protein RadA, with translation MIIAKKKTTFVCQNCEYHSPKYLGRCPNCGSWSSFVEEVEVAEVKNARVSLTGEKTRPMKLNEVSSIQVARTKTNMEEFNRVLGGGVVPGSLVLIGGDPGIGKSTLLLQVSTQLSTIGTVLYVSGEESAQQIKLRAERLGDIDSEFYLYAETNMQSIRTEIEKIKPDFLIIDSIQTIMSPDISSVQGSVSQVREVTNELMQIAKTNNIATFIVGHMTKEGTLAGPRTLEHMVDTVLYFEGERQHTFRILRAVKNRFGSTNEIGIFEMQSQGLVEVLNPSEVFLEERLDGATGSAIVVTMEGTRPILAEVQALVTPTMFGNAKRTTTGLDFNRASLIMAVLEKRAGLLLQNQDAYLKSAGGVKLDEPAIDLAVAVALASSYKDKPTNPQECFIGEIGLTGEIRRVNRIEQRINEAAKLGFTKVYAPKNSLTGIKVPKEITVIGVTTIGEVLQKVFE
- a CDS encoding ABC transporter ATP-binding protein/permease — translated: MKTLRFFWFYFKRYKLSFAMIFVAIVAATYLQVKTPVLLGNAITELGKIGQAYFAAKQMGQTGFKPDIADFNGVMLNILMAYVATVVSTLIYTLLFTRIVAYSTNRMRKGLFGKLERLTVAFFDKHKDGDILSRFTSDLDNIQNAFNQSLTQVVTNIALYIGMVWMMFRQDVRLALVTVASTPIALLALVIIIRLSRKYTDLQQAAVSKLNAYMDEKISGQKAIIVQGVQEETIDGFMELNEEVRRTTFKGRLFSGVLFPFMNGMSLVNTAIVIFAGSSIVLNDSSLETAAALGLVVIFVQYSQQYYQPIMQIAASWAELQLAFTGAHRIQEMFDEPEEVRPENAPHFTELKEGVEIKDIDFGYLPGRKVLDKVSISAPKGKMVAVVGPTGSGKTTIMNLINRFYDVNSGSVAFDGRDIREYDLDSLRDKVGIVLQESVLFSGTIADNIRFGDESISQEMVETAARATHIHDFIMSLPEGYETFVTDDENAFSTGQKQLISIARTLLTDPQVLILDEATSNVDTVTEAKIQKAMEAIIAGRTSFVIAHRLKTILNADEIIVLKDGKVIEQGNHSQLLKLNGFYAELYHNQFVFE